Proteins co-encoded in one Cytobacillus sp. NJ13 genomic window:
- a CDS encoding YisL family protein — translation MIHAHITTWFLALVLFIIALIMHKSGKQKGLKVVHMILRLFYLLIIGTGIWILSSLNSIDLLYVLKSLVGIWVIAMFEMIIIRTVKGKKTSILWGQFVVALILVLYLGFVKLPLTFMT, via the coding sequence ATGATACATGCCCACATAACCACATGGTTCTTGGCACTTGTTTTATTTATTATTGCCCTTATCATGCATAAAAGCGGCAAGCAAAAAGGTTTGAAAGTTGTTCATATGATCTTGAGGCTGTTTTATTTGCTGATCATTGGAACAGGAATTTGGATTTTAAGCAGCCTCAACAGCATTGACCTTCTCTATGTATTGAAGTCATTGGTAGGCATTTGGGTAATTGCGATGTTTGAAATGATTATCATTCGTACTGTTAAGGGGAAGAAGACGTCAATTTTATGGGGACAATTTGTCGTTGCTTTGATTTTGGTTCTATATCTAGGCTTTGTTAAATTGCCATTAACTTTCATGACGTAA
- a CDS encoding fumarylacetoacetate hydrolase family protein, whose protein sequence is MKFVTVKDRTSSYAGLLDGTGTKVLPLNAALEKMGGKSDLPGTLKECIALGDKFVDKVHSLIDWLNSNSDREELFRPLDSVMLEAPIPRPDKNIFCVGKNYAEHAIEMGSKEDIPEHIMVFTKSPTTVIGPDETVLNHKHVTAELDYEGELAVVIGKKGRAIPKEEALDYIFGYTIINDVTARDLQSRHKQFFIGKSLDATCPMGPWIVHSSAIENPNKLDIQTKVNGEVRQSSNTGHFIFPIEEIISVLSKGMTLEPGDIIATGTPAGVGKGFKPPRFLQPGDKMEISVEKIGTLTNTIED, encoded by the coding sequence TTGAAATTTGTTACTGTTAAGGATCGGACCAGCAGTTATGCTGGCTTATTGGACGGCACCGGTACAAAGGTTCTTCCTCTAAATGCTGCTTTGGAAAAAATGGGTGGAAAAAGCGATTTGCCGGGGACATTGAAAGAATGTATTGCCTTAGGGGATAAGTTCGTTGATAAAGTACATAGTTTAATAGACTGGCTAAACAGCAATTCGGACAGGGAAGAACTTTTTCGTCCGCTCGATTCTGTTATGCTGGAGGCACCGATACCCCGTCCGGATAAAAATATATTTTGTGTGGGCAAGAATTATGCCGAGCATGCAATAGAGATGGGAAGTAAAGAGGACATTCCTGAGCATATAATGGTATTCACGAAATCCCCTACAACGGTGATTGGTCCTGATGAAACGGTATTGAATCACAAACATGTAACTGCAGAGCTGGATTATGAGGGCGAGCTCGCTGTTGTAATCGGAAAAAAAGGACGGGCGATTCCGAAAGAAGAAGCATTGGATTATATCTTTGGCTATACAATTATTAATGATGTGACAGCAAGGGATCTGCAGTCCAGGCATAAGCAATTTTTCATTGGTAAAAGCCTGGATGCTACATGTCCAATGGGGCCTTGGATTGTTCACTCATCAGCCATTGAAAATCCTAACAAGCTCGATATTCAAACAAAGGTAAACGGAGAAGTGAGACAAAGCTCAAATACTGGACACTTTATCTTCCCAATCGAAGAAATCATCTCCGTCCTGTCAAAAGGCATGACTCTTGAGCCCGGGGACATTATTGCTACTGGAACTCCCGCTGGTGTTGGCAAAGGTTTTAAGCCACCCCGCTTTCTGCAGCCAGGTGATAAAATGGAAATATCCGTTGAAAAAATTGGAACCTTGACAAACACTATAGAAGACTAA
- a CDS encoding DUF418 domain-containing protein produces the protein MDRQFSPVLEKDRIISLDIMRGFAILGIFLVNMLSFHSPLLYIDPFEWWDSPADKAAYAFIDIFVQASFYPLFSMLFGYGLVILRERALAKGLWFGGMAARRFSLLLLIGIIHAFLIWHGDILINYAIFGFIFLLFVKMSGRNMLLTGILLYLIPNLLLALLLFATALFVPADELSIYDPQAALASLQAYQKGSFSEVTAQRIEDWSGVNNLASLPIMLASIFPLFLIGGGAAKLRWLEETEKNRGFLRKIMLVSLAAGLLLKLLPYLLESNLVLDYVQDTFGGPLLAIAYGLGIALMIKSGKVPGIVLPLSYVGKLSLSNYLFQSIISTFIFYSYGLGFYGKVSAFWGTLLVIIIFAFQILASRFWAARYYYGPVEWLWRSFTYLKIPKWKRKE, from the coding sequence ATGGACAGACAATTCAGTCCGGTCCTGGAGAAGGATCGAATTATTTCGCTGGATATAATGAGGGGATTTGCCATCCTCGGAATTTTTTTAGTTAATATGCTTTCTTTCCATTCCCCATTGCTCTATATTGATCCTTTTGAATGGTGGGACAGCCCGGCAGATAAAGCCGCCTATGCTTTTATTGATATCTTTGTGCAGGCCAGTTTTTATCCTTTATTTTCCATGCTGTTTGGTTATGGATTAGTCATTCTGAGGGAGAGGGCACTGGCTAAAGGCCTTTGGTTTGGAGGAATGGCTGCAAGGAGATTTTCCCTTCTGCTTCTGATAGGCATCATTCACGCTTTTCTTATATGGCATGGGGATATTCTGATTAACTATGCAATCTTTGGCTTTATCTTTTTACTGTTTGTAAAAATGTCCGGAAGAAATATGCTTTTGACCGGAATCTTGCTTTACCTTATTCCCAATCTGCTATTAGCCCTTTTATTATTTGCAACGGCTCTGTTTGTTCCTGCTGATGAGCTATCAATCTATGACCCTCAAGCGGCATTAGCTTCTTTACAGGCCTATCAAAAAGGAAGCTTTTCCGAGGTTACCGCACAGCGGATAGAGGACTGGTCAGGTGTTAATAATCTTGCTTCACTGCCAATCATGCTGGCTTCTATTTTTCCTTTATTTTTGATAGGGGGAGGAGCTGCCAAGCTGAGGTGGCTGGAGGAAACCGAAAAAAACCGGGGTTTCCTCAGAAAAATCATGCTAGTATCATTGGCTGCCGGGTTATTGTTAAAATTGCTGCCATACTTGTTGGAAAGCAACCTGGTCTTGGATTACGTGCAGGATACTTTTGGCGGTCCCCTGTTAGCCATTGCTTATGGTTTAGGGATAGCGCTGATGATAAAGAGCGGGAAAGTACCTGGAATCGTGCTGCCGCTCTCATATGTTGGGAAACTCTCGCTCTCAAATTATCTTTTCCAGTCCATTATTTCGACTTTTATTTTTTATAGTTACGGACTAGGCTTTTATGGAAAGGTCTCTGCTTTTTGGGGGACACTTCTGGTTATTATTATTTTCGCTTTTCAGATTTTAGCCAGCCGATTCTGGGCTGCCCGTTATTATTATGGACCGGTGGAATGGCTTTGGAGGAGCTTCACATATTTGAAAATCCCAAAATGGAAGCGAAAAGAATAA